A stretch of DNA from Natrinema sp. HArc-T2:
CGACGTGTTCGTGCTCAACGACCCCTTCACCGGCGGGACGCACCTGCCGGACGTGACGATGGTCTCGCCGATCGCCCCCGACGAGGAGATCGTCGGCTACGCCGTCTCGCGGGCCCACCACGCCGACGTCGGCGGGATGACCCCTGGCAGCATGCCCGCGGGCGCACAGGAGATCTATCAGGAAGGGCTCCGACTGCCACCGACCCGACTCGTCGAGGGCGGCGAGCCCCGAGAGGACGTCCGCGAGCTCGTACTCGCGAACGTCCGCAACGCCCGCGAGCGCCGGGCCGACCTCCGCGCACAACAGGCAGCCAACGAACGCGCCGAGGAACGCCTCGCCGCACTGTTCGACGAACACGGCCGCGAAACCGTCCTCACCGGCTTCGATGCCGTAATCGACTACTCGCGCGAGCGGATCACCGAGGAGATCGCGGCGCTACCCGACGGCACCTACGAGGCGACCGACGTCCTCGAGGGCGACGGCGTGACCGACGAGGACATCCCGATCAGCGTCACGGTGACGGTCGACGGCGAGGCGATCGACGTCGATTTCTCGGGGACCGCAGACCAACTCGCAGGGAATCTCAACGCGCCGCTGGCGGTCGCGACGAGCGCCGTCTACTTCGTCGTGCGCTCGATCACCGATCCCGAGATCCCGCCGAACCACGGCTGTTACGAGCCCGTGAGCGTCCACGCGCCCGAAGGGACGCTCCTGAATCCGGAGCCGCCAGCCGCCGTCGTCGGCGGCAACGTCGAGACCAGCCAGCGGGTCACCGACGTCGTCTTCACCGCGCTCGCGCAGGCGGCACCAGATCGGGTTCCCGCACAGGGCCAGGGAACGA
This window harbors:
- a CDS encoding hydantoinase B/oxoprolinase family protein — its product is MTGDSTPDTADSIDPVTLEVLRNQLESVAEEMGQTLIRGAYSPNIKERRDCSTALFDAEERMIAQAEHIPVHLGAMPAAVEAVREHDPQPGDVFVLNDPFTGGTHLPDVTMVSPIAPDEEIVGYAVSRAHHADVGGMTPGSMPAGAQEIYQEGLRLPPTRLVEGGEPREDVRELVLANVRNARERRADLRAQQAANERAEERLAALFDEHGRETVLTGFDAVIDYSRERITEEIAALPDGTYEATDVLEGDGVTDEDIPISVTVTVDGEAIDVDFSGTADQLAGNLNAPLAVATSAVYFVVRSITDPEIPPNHGCYEPVSVHAPEGTLLNPEPPAAVVGGNVETSQRVTDVVFTALAQAAPDRVPAQGQGTMNNLTIGARDGSFTYYETIAGGFGARAERDGMDGVQVGMTNTLNTPIESLETEYPLRVERYALREGSGGRGRHRGGLGLERSVTVEKAATVSLLTERRRHAPKGVAGGENGATGENLIDGEPAPAKTTVDVDAGTTVTVKTPGGGGHGEPAADDGDDDV